The genomic interval TCCCGCACGGAGCGCACAGCTTCCTCTTGCTTGTTGGCTACCTGTGCCACACTAGCCACCTTCCCCTGGTACCACACCTCGGCTGCCTGCCTGTTGCGCCTAGCTAGGCTCTCGTACTGCACACGGATCTCCCTCAGGGCAGCCGAGAGGTCTGGTCTGCTTACATCCAATTTCTTTTCCAAGCTCAGGCTGGTCATCTGCAGCTGCCCCCGCAGCCCCTCCTGCTCCTCTGCAAACACCTGCTTCAGGAAGGCCAGCTCCCGCTCCAGAGACACCACGCTGATCCCAGCATCATAGCTCCACAGTGCCGCCCTTCCCGCCTCCTCTCTTGCATGCTGCAGCTCCTCCTCAGCCTCTTCACGCCGCCTGGCCTCCTGCTCCCAGCGCTCCCGCAGCTGTGCATGCGCCTCCCGCAGCTCATCCCTCTGTAGCTCCATGCGTGCCTTGTCCTGGGCCTCCTGGCGCAGCTGCTCCTGGAGACCTCGCACCTCCTGCTGGTAGAACTGCTGCAGGCGGGACGGCTGACTCTGCCCGCGCCGGAGGGcctccagctgcagcagcaacACACGGTTCTGCTGCTCTAGGTGCCGTACCTTCTCAATGTAGGAGGCAAAGCGGTTGTTCAGCCCTACTAACTGCTCCCTCTCCTGAGCTCTCAGCCCCAGCAGCTCGGAGCACACCACGGTCATGTCATTCTTCTCCCAGCTCCCTGCTGGCCCTGACTTCAGCAGCCGCCGAGATgagaaggaagaggagagggGGCTCTGGGAGAGGCGGTAGACGCTGGAGTGGTCATCCCAGCGCCGGAATGGGACGGAGGAGATGAAAGGATCAAAGCTCATGATGCAGGATTTTTTAGTTGCTTTTTGGttagtttttaaatgatgtaataTGAAGATTTTTTGATTGAGAAGTTTTTCTACTAAGTCCCCCTTGTTCTGCACACCATCAGTGGAGATGAACCGGCACTGCACCAGTTCAGAAATACTGCAGAGCAGCATTGCTTTATAGAGGACACACAAACAGGCTCACCCTCGCACACACAGCTGCTTCTCGGTCTCAGCCAATAAGGTGCATGACTGTGCAGTAAAGCTGAAGGTTGATcttgtgtttctctctttctcagaggAGCGTATGAGAATGGCGGCCTTCTTTTTTTCcatgacaaaaaaatgaagacagagaacacagaaaCTGAAATATGTTAAGTGCATGTAACAGTTTGGTTATGGGAGTCAAATTATTAAACATCAAATCATTTACAACTGCTGGCATTTTTGCATGACATTAAATGGCCCATATCATGGGAAATCAAAGAGCAATAGCTTTTGTTGAAATATAcagtttgatgtaatatataaCCATTGTAAAATCTCAACACTTACCATTACCCCCCAGCTTATACaatccatatatgaaaactaaactgcagaaacagcccattttgcacaatgtttttgtgaggtcacctaatcagcctatagcagtttcactccacccattcacattgaagttataagtagtgtttcagcctggactgcttcttgattgagacacaatacaggatagccaatcagaacagaggtgaTTTACATATTGCTACTGCCCAAAGATCACTTAATGGTCAAAAAGAGattggaaatggtcatgtaaaagcTTAAATATGGCTGCTTTAagaacataaaaccacacatataacaggggaaaacaaaaTCCCATCATGTTCAAAACATCATGTTCATCCAAGCTAAGCCAGTCCAAATGAATATACCTGTTGTTTTTAAGGAGTAAGCAAGCAAAAGCTGGCAGCTAGCTCTTGTTATCTACAGTTTATTTACAATCATTAATATTTGACTCtagaaaaggggggggggtgtgtttCCTTCATCAACAAAGTcttcaatgtcatttttttaattgtttgttcctttttttaaatttttttcttgGTATAGACTACACTTCCAATGAGATTATGACTGTCAgatgaacattttaataaatgtgttcctttatttaaattaattgcATATCTCTCTGAAAATTTCAAGCCAGATCAGTTCAAGAAAGGcataatgtacaaccccaattccagtgaagttgggacgttgtgtaaaacataaataaaaacagaatatgatgatttgcaaatccttttcaaactacattcaattgaatacactacaaagacaagatatttaatgttcaaacggataaactttattgtttttttgcaaatattcactcattttgaatttgatgcctgcaacacattccaaagaagttgggacaggggcatgtttaccactgtgttacatcacctttccttttaacaacactcaataagcgtttgggaactgaggacactaattgttgaagctttgtaggtggaattctttcccattcttgcttgatgtacaacttcagttgctcaacagtccggggtctctgttgtcctATTTTGCGCTTTATAATGCGCCactttcaatgggagacaggtctggactgcaggcaggccagtctagtacccacactcttttactatgaagccacactgttgtaacacgtgcagaatgtggcttggcattgtcttgctgaaataagcagggacgtccctgaaaaagacgttgcttggatggcagcatatgttgctccaaaaactgtatgtacctttcagcattaatggtgccttcacacatgtgcaagttacccatgccatgggcactaacacacccccacaccatcagagatgctgtcTTTTgtactttgcgctgataacaatctggacagtccttttcctctttggcccagaggacacgacgtccatgatttccaaaaacaatttgtcagaccacaggacacttttccactttgcgtcagtccatctcagatgagctcgggcccagagaagccggcagcgtttctgggtgctgttgatatatggctttcgctttgcattgcagagttttaacttgcacttgtagatggagcgacgaactgtgttcactgacagtggttttctgaagtgttcctgagcccatgtggtaatatccgttacagaatgatgtcggtttttaatgcagtgccgcctgagggatcgaaggtcacgggcattcaatgttggttttctgccttgccgcttacttgcagagatttctccagattctctgaatcttttgatgatattatggactgtagatgatgaaatccctaaattccttgcaattgcacattgagaaacgtccttaaactgttggactatttgctcacacagttgttcacaaagtggatgctccctttatacccaatcatgacactgacctgtttctaattaacctgttcacctgtggaatgttccaaacaggtgttttttgagcgttcctcaactttcccagtcttttgttgcccctgtcccaacttctttggaatgtgttgcaggcatcaaattcaaaatgagtgaatatttgcaaaaaacaataaagtttatccatttgaacattaaatatcttgtctttgtagtgtattcaattgaatatagtttgaaaaggatttgcaaatcattgtattctgtttttatttatgtttaacacaatgtcccaacttaattggaattggggttgtagatcaAACACCAAAAATGTTTGATCAACCTTGGTCAAATCatgtgttttgctgattttctgagtgaaaatatcCTTCCAGGTCAAAGGGGGAGCTGGAACctctatcccagcggtcatacACTCTGAACAGGTCGCTAATCCATTGCAGGTCATGAGTTTTACATATTGGTGAAAAAatgaagcataaaatataaaatgcaccaaaacctttttccagtgtgttaaattgttagataaaaaacagtatttgtttaaaatgtgcagaagtggtTTTGCAGTTTTGCACAAGTGGAAATAGTGGTTATATTTTGTCTTATGGGTTACTAAGTGGtagccacgcattaggatcttgttcccatgctttactaagtctgtggccatgacttaataattTTGTTCCCATACCTTATTAAGTCCTGGCcatgcattcatttttatttgtatgggatgtcaccagtaGGGCTCCGTACATTCCAAATGATGctggtaaaacattaaaaaaaaaggttgggacaggaTTTTGTTCATCACTGTGCTACTTCACATACCTTTAACAACACTTACTAATCATTTTTGGACTCCCAGCAATTGTTCCAGTTTTGGATGTagaatattttgccatttttctgttATACAAGTCTTGTCTAACAGAGAATATTCTCCCTTGGCAGCACTATAACGACTGAACTAAGGCGCTCTATGAGACAGTCATTACATTGGCAACGCTGCATTTCAATacatcaacatttttaaaagttatgaCGGACAGCCCACTGAGACTGCTTTAAGAATTTAAGGATTAATTCTTGTGACTAGGCGGCACAATGTGCTTAGTTAAATTCCATCAATAATAATCTGCTAGAATCTCTATCATTTTGAGATGGACAGGCCTGCTGTTATCAACTCTTCACTTTGtcactttacatttttaaaggccTTTCTCAAGACCTTACAGACACTGTGGTGCTCTGAAAGCAAGAGGAGAAACAGAACACACATCACAAACCTCACAGAAACCAAAGCCAAATCAATATATTCAAGCCAAATTAGGGAACAGATTAAAGAACCTTGACACAACAGTTTGGCACAAATTAATTATAGTCTATAATCATTTTTTATAGTCATTAACACAATGCCTAGAATTAATTATCTCAGAAAGATGACCTTTCTTCACATCCTGTAGGCTATATATCTATTGAGGAATAAGCAATTAAAGTTTCCTTTGCTTCAACTCCAGTCAGTTATTGGCATGAGATCTGTCAACTGGGCAGGCTATTTAATTGAACTGTCCTTCACACTCTTTCTTTGCCAGGCCATTTCTCCACAGCTCTGAAGTGTGTTTTTGGTACATCTTGCTGAAGAATGAGGGTCTGCCCATCCAACCATAATACTGAAACAGCAAATGACTGAATTGTGCTAAGATTGTTGTCCAGGTCAAAACTGCTGTATACTTTAAAAAGATCAACTCAGTAGGTCCACAGCAAAGCTTCCCCAGACCACAATACTTCATCAAACACCTTACACATATGCTGTTATTTGACCCCAACATTTGTCTCTGGTGATTGAGATCAGGTAAAGACACTAATTATGCTGATGTGGAAATTGATGgtatttaaatgtataatgTCAGATCCATATAAAgtgaataataaaaacacttcaATATGTAGCACCCCTATCTCCCAGAGGAACAAAAGCAACTGGACAAATACACATTCAATTAGGTTGTcatattcagtatttatttgCAAATCCATTGCAATGAATGACTGCCTAATAGCAtccatgggaaaaaaaaaaacaaaactgaaatacaGATTGATGTTGTAAAAGATCAACAATATAAAACAGTAGAACAGTATAGCTCAAAGATACATAGGACCAGTACAGTAGAAGCTTTTGATACATTAAGTGCTGCAGAGATCCAGTATGTTAGATAATTCAGCTGAACAAGAAATGCATTTACTTTACCACTCATTTGTTTCTCCTGATTTATGGTAAATAAGACATTGTATAACATGTATATTTTCAGCTTTATGTTTGAATTATCTTAGGTAATTAAAATGAGGTTAGCATCTCTATCTGAAGACTTAACCATAACCTCGTAATACTTTTTAGCTCAGTTTATAGATGGACATCTATAAAATGAATGCATAAAGTGTCTGGATTTAAATCAATTGCATAATGTATGATAATTTATTTTGCTCCATTTAATTTTCTCTGAAAGGCACAGAAAAACAAACGAATCCAAGGAAACCAGTGAATAATGTATGTGCTCGTGCCTGTTGCTTGTGTCTGGGTGGGTACACAGgaaacaaataatgaaaaaacagCAACGAGACTAATTTGAGTAATTACCAAGGATTTACAGTACAATATCATAGCACTGTATATGAtacatttcattattattattattattattattattatattataacattattatcattatattatattattataattatggACTTTCAATTGTTAAAAGGGCAATGTAATAGTTttgacatgtttacattttataaaaaggTTTGGCTGTTTTAATTGCCCCAGTGAGATTAATATACTCCCATAACATTACTCaatcagtaaataaaacagaggAACCAAGGATGAGTCTGAGTATGGACTTTTTCCTGACCCAATTAAGACTAACAAAGTCAAAACACTTTCTCATTTAAGACATGAAAGTGTAATTAAAactaaatcaacaaaaaaaaaaaattaagttcaAGCAGTAAGCATGACTTTTATCTAAGTATTCATGGCAAGTAAAGTAAAATTTGGATTTGGTTTTAAGCACTTGTGGAAAAAAATTTGAATAGATAAACTTATGGGAATATTATGTGAATTAGAGTGATGCTGAACACACAGTAAGCCCAACATTGAGGAGGGCAATTCAGATCTAACCACTGACAAGGCCAGCATGGTAGCTTTAAACTCTACTAATCGATTGCTGAAAACAGTTACAGAAACACATAATGAAAATGGTTTGAGCATCCCATCGATTGCCTCTTACTTATTTATTAGTACATttggtgtttttgttatgtatcCCATCATAAGCTTTCTTTACTAAATGAGAGATAAAATATCTTGTACTGTGGATTAAATGTCAGTCCTTCTGTCATTGGCTTTTGGTCGATCAATGCCTTTGTGTTCTGGTACATGTTTGTAAGTGCAACGATTGTTCTTAATGCAGCCTGTTGTCCTCCAGAAAAAACATTCCTCAGGTAGTttactgcacaaaaaaaaatgttagattatatatatttatataaaaactaCCATGTAAGTACACATCAACGTAAAAAAAGGATATGCAGCCAGATAAAAtcattgaaatgaaaataacaaaCCTGGTAGAAATTAAAAATAGTTTCTACAGACTAGCTGGAttctaaacaacaacaataataatgaaatcaACTGATAAACCAGTTAGTAAAAATACCAGacggaaaaaaacaaacataaatgtgcGCCTACTCACCTAACCTTTCCTGTGTCTGTTGTTGCCGCTTTGGATGCGCCAAgatgtgtgtagattctgtccGGATAACGCACCACAAGGGAAGTGCCTGCAATAGCAAAACCCTGCAATCCACACATAGATgcattatactgtatataaacaaacacacacattaatatattttatttatatacactttatttatttattcattcattcattcattcattcattcatttatatatacacacacacacacacacacacacacacacacacacacacacatacacacacacagttcccTCGTTTATTGCGGGTGTTACGTTCCAGAACCACCCGCGATAAACGAAAATCCACGAAGTAGGGACgctatatttattcatttatacacTATTTTAAGGTTTTATAAACCCTCCCCCACACTTTTACCCTATATAAACCTTTCCCATTCCCTTAATAACCATTCCCACACTGTTCTGTGCATGTATTGTACCTTTAcagttactgtgtgttgtttacaATCTCATGTAGGCAAGTAGCGTTTCAGGCGGGCGATGCTGCTTCTCGTTTTCGGTGTGTATTCATTCACTGAGTAAATATGCACTATTTACTGTAAATcgtaatattttatgatttataacattcctttattgttagaattaatacacgaccctgacggagaagcggcttagaaaatggatggatatttttatacatttttggattttttaaatgtaaaaattcctcaaaaatagtatatatatatatttccacaGATCGAGTTCCGCAGAAAACCTGCGAAGTAGCACAAATCCGCTATATATCGTTTCCATTgatattttttgaaaacccgCGAAGCGGTGAGGgaacactgtatatatacacatgtgtaGATATATATGTCCATTTAGGGTTATAGTTAAAATTATTATGGTTCCCTTGTGTTTTTTATTCATCTACAAATCACCAATGacacattttagaaaaatatttttggatGTCTCTGTACTAGTATACCAGTACTAAATTGTCTGGACAATATTGCAATAACATTGCTTTCAAATGTGTCTTCCCTCATCGGCAGAACATGCTTAAAGCACAGGCATGATCTTGTACTGCAGTCAACACTAAACGGCAGGTGGCAACGTACTCAATCATTCTCCTGCAATTAACTAATTAACTTAAATCATTCAGTCAATACAGAGCACAACTTTGTTTACTTAGAGTagtgcttttatttgtttttcaatgtggtaacctatagagctttcaAGACATTTTGTAAACCCATGGTTTGTAGGCAGCAAATGCAAAGGTAGAGAGTTCTGCTTGTGCATGTGACACTTGTTTTGTGAAATTATATGGTAGCAGAAATGTATCACTCTCGGGAAAATATTTTGCACCGCACAACAGTGCAACACTATTtatgagaaatgagaaaaaaaaaaatttcacttAGCACATTCATTTCCCTACACACACCCCATATCACCAAGACTAGTCACCCCCATTTTGTGCTGCTATCAATTTGCAGTCTCTTTAAACTGTTGACATGACAATTGTTATCCCTGGAGAATAAACCCAGTGCTACGATTGggctgttcttttgtttttcagaggGCTAGACATTACTGCCAGCTGCTGTTAGATTTGAGGGCTGCACATGCACAACTGAACTCACATGCGACACCAGCTTTCTGTGTAGTTTTGTGTAGAGTGCCAAATTGTATTAGTGTACGTTGTCAAAATGCATACCTGCTATGCAAACTGCGTAAAGGTTAGCAACTCTGTGGTAGCGATGTATAGTCACATGATCAATGGATACTTACATGCATATCTCGGATGGCTTTTTCACTGTCCTCTTTGTTGATGTAGTTGACAAAAGCACAGCGTTTTTCCTGCAGTACTCGTACACTATGGACTGGCCCATGGCTGTTTTTCCaaatataacaagaataaatacaCAAACCACTTTGTTTCAAACTCACAGATATAATTGAATAAAAATTCTCCTTTGGTCTTATTTGAAGTTTGTCATGACCTTTTCAGAATAATTctgagaaaaactgaaagaactgCACTCTACTTAAAAGGGGGGTATAAAGCAAAAATGCACCTGCCACATACTTTTAGCAAATATAAAAGCTGAAATGACGTTGCTGCTTAAAAAAAGTGCTTGTCTTCATGTCTATCAAATTTTATCATATGAAGACTGAAACAGTATGAAGTTGGCCATCTGACTGAGAAAGCACTGAATCAATATGGCTGAGGAAGCAAACTTACACACTGAAGATTTCACAGATCATCGACTCTGATATGGCAGGCACCAGATCCCCGACCCAGATGGGAAATAGCTCTCTAATAGGGAAAGAATACAGACATAATCTGTGTGTGGGCGATGTGGGAAAAAATGTTATAACATGATACTTtaggacattttcacaatatgcatcacaatattaaGTTTTTCTCTGATTTAATAAGCTGAAAgacaaaatagaaaatgtggtgccaaatacaaataatgccaatataataataataataataataataataataataataataataaatcatccTACAACTACCatgattttattcagttttttacaaGCTGCACTGCAAgtccagttaaacaggcctaattatacTCACTTCGTAAAGAAGCATGAAGTTATAGACATTCATGTATGTGCATTAGCAAATTCTTACTGGGGCGGAGTCTTGACTGCAGCATTAGGTCTAGGCTGGTTCTGAGGGAGTGTTCTGAGTGGGACTTTATGAGGCTGAGGATTTCTCTCTGCACGTATCCAATCCTTTTCAACAGACACTTCAACGGGCACAGCGGCAGTTGCAACACTACCTACAGACACGGGCAGAacagaagaaataaagaaatcgCAGAGATTTAGAAAAGGGTCTTATCAGAGATTGATCCAGAGACTAAGCAGATGTAGTCTTACCTTGCAACCCAGAGAGAGCTTCTAATGCTTTTTCTACTGTTCCATGTATAATCAGAGCATTTGAACTCTGTTCTCGAGTGAATCCCATATCCTGCCGACACAGGACGAAAAGACATTGCAGCTTATTGGCAACATACAAATATACATGTTTAATGATACAGTTCTCTATGAAAGAGAGGTCTTAAATCTTTAGTCTCATGTGCTTGTAACCTGTAAATCTTTGTGATTTTCTTtctacagatttttttcagcCACAGTAAAATGTATGCATGATTTAGTTCAGAGGCAGTGCTAGAAAGAATTTAAATACACTGAAGTGTGAGAATCAATGCAAATGCTATAATCTCCACACCATGTGCATAGGaataatattttgaaaacaGGTCAAATACAAATGAGCAACTCCCACTTACGGTGCCTTAGGGTAAAGCAtaaattttttttgcatttctcaCTGAAAAGTTCTGCATGATATTGTTTAATATCTTGTGGTTACTTTTTGTATGTCCTTTTTGTTTCCTTTCGTTTCAATATCTACAACTATAATACATGTGTGATGTGCTTAACTACATTCTAATCCTCATGGTGTAATCCCAATAAGATTATTTACTGAAagcagacagatacagacatacCTACTGTCCTACATACCATTAACTGCATTATCCGTACCCTCATCAACTCTTGAGCAGCATCAGTACAGGAGCTGTCCAACTTTAAAACTTCCTTATAGGTCAGACTAGCATCATAGTATCTCTAAGAGAAGGAGACAATTTTATATATGGGATTTCACATgagaaaagtatttttaaatgatgaaagCACAATTTTTATTACAAAGAAATTAGCCTCATGCTTCAGTATTAGGAAAAGGTAACAGGCCTTTTCAATCCAATTATCCTGAGTGTACCTTAAGCCCAACCAGTGCTTTGCCTTTTCTGTAGAGTCCTTTAATCCATGTGGGGTTTAAAGACAGTGCAATATCAGCATCTATTAAAGCCTTCTCATACTGTTGCATTTTCTCATAACAGAAGGAGCGATTCCCAAACAACCTGTTGGTCAGACACACTAAGAGTATTATGTATTTAACTTGTGAAGATAAACACTGCATGTCACTGCAAATAATATGCAAAAGGTTTCCTCATAAACTTTATCTGAAGTACACATACAAGTAATGTAAAAGTGTAAAGTGGGTGCCAATAATGTAGTAAAGACATGTGCTCTGCTGCAGTATACTTTGTTAATACTTACTTAAACTCTTTAGGATTGTGTTTAATAGCATCAGTAAAAAACTTCACCGCCATATCCAAATTCCCCACTTCTGCATATGCGTTGCCCGTcactgaaagtaaaagtaaaaaaaaaaaagaacacgtAAGATTGCGTAAGatataataactatatataaaGTAAGTCTCTTCCGAGATTAAACATACCTGCTAGCTCCAT from Pygocentrus nattereri isolate fPygNat1 chromosome 5, fPygNat1.pri, whole genome shotgun sequence carries:
- the si:dkey-33c12.3 gene encoding low molecular weight neuronal intermediate filament, with the protein product MSFDPFISSVPFRRWDDHSSVYRLSQSPLSSSFSSRRLLKSGPAGSWEKNDMTVVCSELLGLRAQEREQLVGLNNRFASYIEKVRHLEQQNRVLLLQLEALRRGQSQPSRLQQFYQQEVRGLQEQLRQEAQDKARMELQRDELREAHAQLRERWEQEARRREEAEEELQHAREEAGRAALWSYDAGISVVSLERELAFLKQVFAEEQEGLRGQLQMTSLSLEKKLDVSRPDLSAALREIRVQYESLARRNRQAAEVWYQGKVASVAQVANKQEEAVRSVRDETAEYRRLLLSCSAEVETLRNVINSLNEQLRELEETQGKEVSKYQARISDLERDISEAKEEMSRYLKEYQDLLNVKMALDIEIAAYKKLLEGEEIRLTYYSLPALA
- the si:dkey-33c12.4 gene encoding uncharacterized protein si:dkey-33c12.4 — protein: MSKKDAFGPDYFRMSENERIMQTHEAVVNFLHRGGTSYSLLDTFSFACGMGLDNYPTEFVEYVESSDDDDDFLHQNDRFCGFTPNFLNKEFPNTRPAVACFKPVKHISPEEAAKHAKELLDEEDKLKKKAEKKKQKKMRRRERRRLEKIEKENADKDKNKKVGPGTVKSKLAEKGSGNKDKTNKNATLHHNPCQEISSEATDSSDGSDEEDDDDNDKESVSDDLQELDMNSCFVTNAGANTKRKLEQKPKSNRKDKKAENSRKHEAEKKSVAESQIKNDESEQGSGEAANDFVTKSMELAVTGNAYAEVGNLDMAVKFFTDAIKHNPKEFKLFGNRSFCYEKMQQYEKALIDADIALSLNPTWIKGLYRKGKALVGLKRYYDASLTYKEVLKLDSSCTDAAQELMRVRIMQLMDMGFTREQSSNALIIHGTVEKALEALSGLQGSVATAAVPVEVSVEKDWIRAERNPQPHKVPLRTLPQNQPRPNAAVKTPPQELFPIWVGDLVPAISESMICEIFSVHGPVHSVRVLQEKRCAFVNYINKEDSEKAIRDMHGFAIAGTSLVVRYPDRIYTHLGASKAATTDTGKVSKLPEECFFWRTTGCIKNNRCTYKHVPEHKGIDRPKANDRRTDI